One region of Chlorobiota bacterium genomic DNA includes:
- a CDS encoding dual specificity protein phosphatase family protein, producing MNNARHQPQRPFPRSYWVVPGLFLAGFFPGSTHPHQTEEQGRALIGCGIRQIINLMESDERDRFGNPFPSYESQFQQLAVQANIGLRCQRISIRDFSVPSPTQMAAILDQIDEAIEARHPIYLHCLGGKGRTGTVVGCWLARHGKGANEEAITLLNQLRIGQDSQAHIAAPETEEQREMVRNWRCGE from the coding sequence ATGAACAACGCACGCCATCAACCTCAACGCCCTTTCCCGCGAAGCTACTGGGTTGTTCCCGGGCTCTTTCTGGCAGGCTTTTTTCCCGGAAGCACCCACCCCCACCAAACCGAAGAACAGGGCCGCGCACTGATTGGCTGCGGCATCCGCCAGATCATCAACCTGATGGAATCCGATGAACGGGACCGCTTCGGGAACCCCTTCCCTTCTTACGAATCGCAGTTCCAACAGCTTGCGGTCCAAGCCAACATCGGCCTCCGTTGCCAGCGGATTTCAATCCGTGATTTTTCGGTTCCATCCCCCACGCAAATGGCCGCAATCCTGGACCAGATTGATGAAGCGATTGAAGCGCGCCACCCAATCTACCTCCATTGCTTGGGGGGGAAAGGGCGCACCGGAACGGTTGTGGGATGTTGGCTTGCGCGGCATGGGAAAGGGGCAAACGAAGAAGCCATCACCCTGCTGAACCAGCTTCGGATTGGCCAAGATTCGCAAGCCCACATCGCCGCCCCCGAAACCGAAGAACAGCGGGAGATGGTCCGGAACTGGCGATGCGGTGAGTGA
- a CDS encoding SBBP repeat-containing protein — protein sequence MSQLLKSALCALLMLWAVPLWAQLSVGGFVENRGQWNRSVLYRLQTLGTTTWITANGWVTDLQTTPTENGGDSRREGVVIRTTFLGANTQPATTTAGERPTRCNFFRGSSPGQWFPAVPVWEEAYVANIYPGIDARYYLQNGDLRYDLLVAPNADPQKVQFTISGATGITITPRGTLLIETPVGTIEQKGLVAYQGEGHQRKEIECRFAHTAPGVLGFDLGSYDRSKPLVIDPLVFSTLVGGSQDDLMLAVCRDSSGNIYAGGYSLSTDFPTNDGAYSIAYSAGRDVVIAKYSPDAGVMLYATYLGGEGDEMPLGLASDATGTLLVAGWTRSRQFPTTPAALRSQIDSANTASFLTRISPTGDALLFSTYVTASYGDFAFSLATDRKGYAYLTGRTLNQSFPTSPGAFDSVLHANYDSYVVRINPSGDSIVAATLIGGDNVDEANAIALDTSGNVYITGITRSSDFPVTPNAYRDSRAGNIEVFVSKFNPTLTQLLYSTVFGGSADDFANGIAVTPGGQALVAGRTLSANFPTTAGSLLPTTSDNENGFITRLSAAGSMLEFSTFLGGSGMDRITGMGMDDRNNPYVVGQTASADFPTTPNADFPTITGGDDAFVAKLHSTGNRLLYSSFFGSDLRDEAIAVAVDQPGNAYVAGFTSAPNFPTTPGAANRTYSGNRDGFLLKLPLVNPPIGSVNASGAGDAPPLVSQISVAPLANQLLFTIRLRLPATITAELVDGRGGIVGQRIAGAEYPSGTHQIAMPIGGLPSGSYLLRVRGRDASSNQESIQRVVVVR from the coding sequence ATGAGCCAATTGTTGAAATCCGCGTTATGCGCCCTCCTGATGTTATGGGCGGTTCCCTTGTGGGCACAGCTGAGCGTTGGCGGGTTTGTGGAGAATCGCGGGCAATGGAACCGCAGCGTGCTCTACCGTTTGCAAACGCTTGGAACCACCACATGGATCACCGCCAATGGCTGGGTGACCGATCTGCAAACCACCCCAACGGAGAATGGAGGTGATTCCCGAAGGGAGGGCGTGGTGATTCGGACAACGTTTCTGGGGGCGAACACGCAACCAGCAACCACCACCGCAGGGGAGCGGCCCACCCGCTGTAATTTTTTCCGTGGGTCATCGCCGGGCCAGTGGTTTCCGGCGGTTCCCGTTTGGGAAGAAGCATATGTGGCCAATATCTACCCCGGCATTGATGCCCGCTACTATCTTCAAAACGGGGACTTACGCTACGACCTGCTGGTTGCCCCAAATGCCGACCCGCAGAAGGTTCAGTTTACGATTAGCGGCGCAACCGGAATCACCATCACACCACGGGGAACGCTGTTGATCGAGACACCGGTTGGGACCATCGAGCAGAAAGGATTGGTGGCATACCAGGGGGAAGGCCACCAGAGGAAAGAGATTGAATGCCGATTTGCCCACACCGCGCCAGGGGTGTTGGGGTTTGACCTTGGCAGCTACGACCGCAGCAAGCCATTGGTGATTGACCCGTTGGTCTTCTCAACGCTGGTGGGTGGAAGCCAGGATGATCTGATGCTTGCGGTCTGCCGCGACTCGTCCGGCAATATCTACGCTGGAGGTTACTCACTTTCCACCGACTTCCCCACCAACGACGGCGCGTACAGCATCGCCTACTCGGCAGGGCGCGACGTTGTGATTGCCAAGTACAGCCCCGATGCAGGCGTGATGCTGTACGCCACGTATCTGGGAGGGGAAGGGGATGAGATGCCGTTGGGCTTGGCAAGCGATGCCACAGGAACGTTGCTGGTTGCTGGCTGGACACGGTCGCGCCAGTTTCCCACAACCCCCGCCGCGCTCCGCAGCCAAATTGATTCGGCCAACACCGCCAGCTTTTTAACACGGATTTCCCCCACGGGCGACGCGCTTCTTTTCTCCACCTACGTCACCGCTTCCTACGGCGATTTCGCTTTCAGTTTGGCCACCGACCGCAAGGGCTACGCCTACCTTACGGGGCGGACGCTGAACCAATCGTTCCCCACGTCCCCCGGCGCGTTCGACTCGGTCCTTCATGCCAATTACGACAGCTACGTTGTGCGGATAAACCCTTCGGGGGATTCCATTGTGGCGGCAACGCTGATTGGGGGGGATAACGTTGACGAAGCCAACGCCATCGCGCTGGACACGTCCGGGAATGTTTATATCACCGGCATCACGCGGTCATCCGATTTTCCGGTGACGCCCAACGCCTACCGCGATTCACGTGCGGGGAATATTGAGGTGTTCGTCAGCAAGTTCAACCCCACCCTTACGCAGCTTCTGTACTCAACGGTGTTCGGCGGCAGTGCCGATGATTTCGCAAACGGCATTGCGGTGACGCCCGGGGGCCAGGCCCTGGTTGCAGGGCGAACATTATCGGCGAATTTCCCCACCACTGCTGGCTCCCTTCTTCCCACCACTTCGGATAATGAGAATGGATTTATCACCCGGCTTTCCGCCGCTGGGTCCATGCTGGAGTTCTCCACTTTTTTGGGGGGAAGCGGGATGGACCGAATCACCGGAATGGGGATGGATGACCGCAACAACCCGTACGTGGTTGGGCAAACGGCATCGGCTGATTTCCCAACCACCCCCAACGCCGATTTTCCAACAATCACCGGGGGCGATGATGCCTTTGTTGCCAAGCTCCACTCCACTGGGAACCGGCTGCTCTATTCTTCCTTCTTCGGCAGCGACCTTCGCGATGAAGCCATTGCCGTTGCCGTGGACCAACCGGGGAACGCCTACGTTGCTGGGTTTACCAGTGCCCCAAACTTCCCCACAACGCCCGGGGCTGCAAACCGCACCTACTCCGGCAACCGCGATGGGTTCCTGCTGAAGCTCCCATTGGTCAACCCTCCAATCGGCAGCGTCAATGCTTCGGGGGCTGGTGATGCGCCACCGCTGGTTTCGCAGATTTCCGTTGCGCCGCTTGCCAACCAGCTGCTGTTCACGATTCGCCTCCGCTTGCCAGCAACCATCACTGCCGAGCTGGTGGACGGCCGCGGGGGGATTGTTGGCCAACGGATTGCCGGGGCCGAGTATCCTTCCGGAACTCACCAGATAGCAATGCCGATTGGGGGACTTCCATCCGGCAGTTACCTGCTCCGCGTTCGTGGTCGGGACGCTTCATCCAATCAGGAATCTATCCAGCGCGTGGTGGTGGTCCGCTAA
- a CDS encoding methylmalonyl-CoA mutase family protein yields MGINGYNANGHASEGEQLSFDFYEAKSAWENAAAAAKTTGFKHTSLSGDEVQLMYTPDDVKGWEYMKKSGFPGEYPFTRGVHANMYRGKVWTMRQFAGFGTPEDTNERFKYLLAHGQTGLSTAFDLPTLMGRDSDDPMSEGEVGICGVAVSSLADMELLFDGIPLDKVSTSMTINSPAIMVFAYYLAVAEKQGVAFNKLRGTLQNDILKEYIAQKEYLFPPRPSVRIIADMIEWCTTEAPQWNPVSISGYHIREAGSTAAQELAFTLADGFAYVEECLARGMDIDAFAPRLSHFFNSHIDFFEEIAKFRAARRIYARRMREKYGAKNPRSWMLRFHTQTAGCSLTAQQPENNIVRTAIEALAAVIGGTQSLHTNSMDETLALPSEKAVKIALRTQQVIAYETGAINTIDPLGGSYYIEALTDKIEAEAESYFDRIEALGGVIPAIEMGFFQREIADAAYRYQRELDAKEKIIVGVNDFVEENEKIDIPILQITKDVEQKQVARLRELRASRNIEGVESALAALRQSAQDGTNLMPRVLDCARAYVTVGEMCRLLEEVFGIYEEQVVF; encoded by the coding sequence ATGGGTATCAACGGCTACAACGCTAACGGCCATGCCAGCGAAGGGGAACAACTGAGCTTCGATTTCTACGAAGCAAAATCTGCCTGGGAAAACGCAGCTGCGGCGGCAAAAACCACCGGATTTAAGCACACCTCCCTTTCCGGCGATGAGGTGCAACTGATGTACACCCCCGATGACGTGAAAGGGTGGGAGTACATGAAAAAATCCGGATTCCCGGGCGAATATCCCTTTACCCGTGGCGTTCACGCCAATATGTACCGGGGAAAAGTCTGGACCATGCGGCAATTTGCCGGGTTCGGCACCCCCGAGGACACCAACGAGCGGTTCAAATATCTGTTAGCCCACGGCCAAACCGGGCTTTCCACGGCGTTCGACCTTCCAACGCTGATGGGGCGCGACTCCGACGACCCGATGTCGGAAGGGGAAGTTGGAATCTGCGGGGTGGCGGTAAGTTCGCTTGCTGATATGGAGCTGCTGTTCGACGGCATCCCCCTCGACAAAGTCTCCACCTCGATGACCATTAACTCCCCGGCAATCATGGTGTTCGCCTACTACTTGGCGGTTGCCGAAAAACAGGGGGTTGCGTTCAATAAGCTGCGCGGCACGCTGCAGAATGATATTCTGAAGGAGTACATCGCCCAAAAGGAATATCTGTTCCCGCCGCGCCCATCGGTTCGGATTATTGCCGATATGATCGAGTGGTGCACCACCGAAGCGCCGCAATGGAACCCGGTATCCATCAGCGGATATCACATCCGCGAGGCCGGCTCGACCGCCGCACAAGAGCTTGCGTTCACCCTTGCCGACGGCTTTGCCTACGTGGAAGAATGCTTGGCCCGCGGGATGGATATTGATGCGTTTGCCCCACGGCTTAGCCATTTCTTCAACTCTCACATTGACTTTTTCGAGGAGATCGCAAAATTCCGCGCCGCACGGCGGATTTATGCACGGCGGATGCGGGAAAAATATGGCGCGAAAAACCCGCGTTCCTGGATGCTCCGGTTCCACACGCAAACCGCCGGATGCAGCCTAACAGCGCAGCAGCCGGAGAACAACATCGTCCGCACCGCAATCGAGGCATTGGCGGCGGTGATTGGCGGAACGCAATCGCTGCACACCAACTCGATGGATGAAACGTTGGCGCTCCCTTCGGAAAAAGCGGTAAAAATCGCGCTACGCACGCAGCAAGTGATTGCGTATGAGACAGGGGCAATAAATACCATTGATCCATTAGGCGGCAGTTATTACATTGAGGCGTTGACAGATAAAATCGAGGCCGAAGCGGAATCCTATTTCGACCGGATTGAGGCTTTGGGTGGGGTGATCCCAGCAATTGAAATGGGATTTTTCCAGCGCGAGATTGCCGACGCGGCATACCGTTACCAGCGGGAATTAGATGCCAAGGAAAAGATCATTGTTGGGGTGAACGATTTTGTGGAAGAGAACGAGAAAATAGACATCCCGATCCTGCAGATCACGAAGGATGTGGAGCAGAAGCAAGTTGCGCGGCTACGCGAACTACGCGCCAGCCGGAACATCGAGGGGGTGGAATCGGCATTGGCGGCGCTGCGTCAATCCGCCCAAGACGGCACCAACCTGATGCCCCGAGTCCTAGATTGCGCCCGCGCCTACGTCACCGTAGGCGAAATGTGCCGCCTACTGGAAGAAGTCTTTGGGATTTATGAGGAGCAGGTGGTGTTTTGA
- a CDS encoding class I SAM-dependent methyltransferase codes for MKTTKNTPAVKDQVRDYWNNQPCGTQFTEALPFSKEYFANIEEHRYTVEPEIFSFAQFTRYREKKILEVGTGAGSDFTQWVRSGANATGIDATEAGVQHTTQRLLLEGLNNFELIVGDCEKLPFPENTFDLVYSWGVIHHTPNTWGALSEIIRVCKPGGEIKVMIYHRHSLLSLFFWVKYALLKGRPWKSLSWCLSNYMESVGTKAYTRKEVQNFLIKQPVNTIKINTYLTFYDRLERFGTAYTKIAQCLAWLLGGNRVGWFLTIRAQKNQ; via the coding sequence ATGAAGACAACAAAAAATACTCCTGCTGTAAAAGATCAAGTTCGTGATTATTGGAATAATCAGCCTTGTGGGACGCAATTCACGGAAGCATTACCCTTCAGTAAAGAGTACTTTGCCAATATAGAAGAACACCGATATACGGTTGAGCCAGAAATTTTTTCTTTTGCTCAATTTACACGGTATCGCGAAAAAAAAATCTTAGAGGTCGGCACTGGTGCTGGAAGTGATTTTACTCAATGGGTAAGATCCGGTGCAAACGCTACAGGGATAGATGCTACAGAAGCCGGAGTTCAACATACTACTCAACGACTGCTTCTTGAAGGATTAAACAACTTTGAGTTGATAGTTGGAGATTGCGAAAAACTACCGTTCCCAGAGAATACATTTGACCTTGTCTACAGCTGGGGAGTCATACACCACACCCCGAATACATGGGGTGCGTTATCAGAAATCATTCGTGTATGCAAACCGGGTGGTGAAATTAAGGTGATGATTTATCATAGGCATTCATTGTTGTCTTTATTTTTTTGGGTTAAATACGCGTTGCTAAAAGGTAGGCCATGGAAGAGTCTATCTTGGTGTCTAAGTAATTATATGGAAAGTGTTGGAACTAAAGCCTATACGCGTAAAGAGGTTCAGAATTTTTTAATAAAGCAACCTGTAAATACGATCAAGATTAATACCTATCTGACCTTCTATGATAGGCTTGAACGATTCGGAACAGCATATACTAAGATAGCTCAATGCCTTGCTTGGCTACTGGGAGGGAATAGGGTTGGATGGTTTTTAACTATCCGTGCACAAAAAAACCAATAA
- a CDS encoding T9SS type A sorting domain-containing protein: MKKVLYLAFWGLILCSSIALGQLRVAYPNGSEQLKGKELCTIRWEGVDAITKVDIDYSTNSGNSWTPIINGVNGLSYNWKVPNINSSQCLLRVKTEQKTSTAEIKVFQGHGSYINSACFDKAGGRIATNSDDNTTRIWSITTGLTLVTLTGHSGDVYWSEFSSDGSKIVTGSDDGTVRLWDANTGTLLRKMEGHTSTVTHVAYNPNGNEVASSSDDGTVRIWNAATGELKTTLRGHTNGVHSVAYSRDGSMLVTASRDFTVKLWKVGTWELKRTLVGHTGMVNSAEFSNDGSLVVSAGRDNTARVWDAASGELKGTYSQYDTWLWHASFSPDGKRVVTGDRDGYAKIWEVGSGQLVDSWYAHDGEVGSAWYSPDGLSVLTAANDQVARLWSLSSSNASASDTSDNLWTIVSGPSMLRVVQPNGGETLVVGANAVIKWEGVSTEDNVKIEYSTNNGENWAIVTPKASGLSYNWKVPSTVSTNCLLKISLDEDASVMTFQGHGSYINSACFDKAGGRIATNSDDNTTRIWSITTGLTLVTLTGHSGDVYWSEFSSDGSKIVTGSDDGTVRLWDANTGTLLRKMEGHTSTVTHVAYNPNGNEVASSSDDGTVRIWNAATGELKTTLRGHTNGVHSVAYSRDGSMLVTASRDFTVKLWKVGTWELKRTLVGHTGMVNSAEFSNDGSLVVSAGRDNTARVWDAASGELKGTYSQYDTWLWHASFSPDGKRVVTGDRDGYAKIWEVGSGQLVDSWYAHDGEVGSAWYSPDGLSVLTAANDQVARLWSLSSSNASASDTSDNLWTIVSPSSSVEDDDAMQLVSIYPNPSSDYIRVKANLDYQVIGTSVRLKIVNLLGQIMDIESLEGKEDISLSTTQLPTGLYYVVLEGEKGKITYPFSIAR; this comes from the coding sequence ATGAAAAAGGTTCTATACCTTGCGTTTTGGGGTCTTATCCTTTGCTCTTCGATTGCTCTAGGGCAGTTGCGAGTAGCATATCCAAATGGAAGTGAACAGTTAAAGGGAAAGGAACTGTGTACAATCCGCTGGGAAGGGGTTGACGCTATAACTAAGGTAGATATTGATTATAGTACAAACAGCGGGAATTCATGGACTCCGATTATAAACGGTGTAAATGGGCTTTCCTATAATTGGAAAGTGCCAAATATTAATAGTTCCCAGTGCTTGCTACGTGTTAAAACAGAGCAAAAGACATCCACTGCTGAGATAAAGGTATTTCAGGGTCATGGTAGCTATATAAATTCAGCATGTTTTGATAAGGCTGGGGGGCGGATAGCAACGAATAGCGATGACAATACAACACGGATATGGTCAATAACCACAGGTTTGACATTAGTGACATTGACGGGGCATAGTGGCGATGTGTACTGGTCGGAATTTAGCAGCGATGGGAGCAAGATCGTGACCGGTAGCGATGATGGGACGGTGCGGTTGTGGGATGCAAATACAGGGACATTGTTACGGAAGATGGAGGGTCATACCTCGACGGTAACGCATGTGGCATATAATCCGAATGGGAACGAAGTTGCCAGTTCGAGTGATGATGGAACCGTGCGGATATGGAATGCGGCAACAGGGGAGTTAAAGACAACATTGAGGGGTCACACGAATGGAGTCCATTCGGTAGCCTACAGCCGTGATGGGAGCATGTTGGTGACAGCGAGTCGTGATTTCACGGTCAAGCTATGGAAGGTTGGGACATGGGAATTGAAGCGAACGCTGGTAGGGCATACAGGTATGGTGAATTCAGCGGAGTTCAGCAATGATGGGAGCCTGGTTGTGAGTGCAGGACGAGACAACACGGCACGGGTATGGGATGCCGCGAGTGGGGAGTTAAAGGGGACGTATAGTCAATATGACACATGGTTATGGCATGCATCGTTTAGTCCGGATGGGAAGCGTGTTGTGACGGGTGATCGGGATGGATATGCGAAGATATGGGAAGTTGGAAGTGGTCAATTGGTGGATTCGTGGTATGCGCATGATGGGGAGGTAGGCTCGGCGTGGTATTCACCGGATGGGCTGAGTGTATTGACTGCGGCGAACGATCAGGTAGCTCGTTTATGGTCGTTAAGTTCCTCCAATGCTTCTGCTTCTGACACCTCCGATAACCTCTGGACTATTGTCTCAGGCCCTTCTATGCTGCGGGTTGTTCAACCAAATGGTGGAGAAACGCTAGTAGTCGGAGCAAACGCTGTAATTAAATGGGAAGGTGTTTCAACCGAGGATAATGTAAAGATTGAGTACAGTACAAATAATGGAGAGAACTGGGCGATCGTTACTCCCAAGGCATCAGGGCTAAGTTATAATTGGAAAGTTCCTAGTACGGTAAGCACTAATTGCTTGCTAAAAATCTCCTTAGATGAGGATGCATCTGTCATGACTTTTCAGGGTCATGGTAGCTATATAAATTCAGCATGTTTTGATAAGGCTGGGGGACGGATAGCAACGAATAGCGATGACAATACAACACGGATATGGTCAATAACCACAGGTTTGACATTAGTGACATTGACGGGGCATAGTGGCGATGTGTACTGGTCGGAATTTAGCAGCGATGGGAGCAAGATCGTGACCGGTAGCGATGATGGGACGGTGCGGTTGTGGGATGCAAATACAGGGACATTGTTACGGAAGATGGAGGGTCATACCTCGACGGTAACGCATGTGGCATATAATCCGAATGGGAACGAAGTTGCCAGTTCGAGTGATGATGGAACCGTGCGGATATGGAATGCGGCAACAGGGGAGTTAAAGACAACATTGAGGGGTCACACGAATGGAGTCCATTCGGTAGCCTACAGCCGTGATGGGAGCATGTTGGTGACAGCGAGTCGTGATTTCACGGTCAAGCTATGGAAGGTTGGGACATGGGAATTGAAGCGAACGCTGGTAGGGCATACAGGTATGGTGAATTCAGCGGAGTTCAGCAATGATGGGAGCCTGGTTGTGAGTGCAGGACGAGACAACACGGCACGGGTATGGGATGCCGCGAGTGGGGAGTTAAAGGGGACGTATAGTCAATATGACACATGGTTATGGCATGCATCGTTTAGTCCGGATGGGAAGCGTGTTGTGACGGGTGATCGGGATGGATATGCGAAGATATGGGAAGTTGGAAGTGGTCAATTGGTGGATTCGTGGTATGCGCATGATGGGGAGGTAGGCTCGGCGTGGTATTCACCGGATGGGCTGAGTGTATTGACTGCGGCGAACGATCAGGTAGCTCGTTTGTGGTCGTTAAGTTCCTCCAATGCTTCTGCTTCTGACACCTCCGATAACCTCTGGACTATTGTCTCACCATCATCATCAGTTGAAGATGATGATGCTATGCAATTAGTCAGTATTTACCCTAATCCATCATCAGATTATATAAGGGTAAAGGCAAATTTGGATTATCAGGTTATCGGCACATCAGTTAGACTTAAGATCGTGAATCTACTTGGCCAAATTATGGATATTGAATCTTTGGAAGGGAAAGAGGATATTTCGTTATCAACGACTCAATTACCTACCGGATTATATTACGTGGTCTTGGAAGGAGAGAAAGGTAAGATCACATACCCTTTCTCAATAGCACGATGA
- the asnB gene encoding asparagine synthase (glutamine-hydrolyzing) — MCGIVGIVHPTNTSRIVDESVITRMTDKIAHRGPDDSGIYISQNKKVGLGFRRLSIVDLSYAGHQPMSDESLNYWMIFNGEIYNYKEIKNELLKKGYKFRSNTDTEVILNGYIEYGIDIISKLNGMFAIALWDEKQQILYVVRDRLGIKPLYFYCKNNSFAFGSEIKSIIEFIADKPTLNHQAFADYLTYLSSPPVMSFFNDINKMMPGHIIEYSVRTGDMRQYEYWDVQATSTQSDNIELDEEDYIEKIRSLLKESIQMQMMADVPFGVLLSGGIDSSLNVALMSEVLNQPVETFSIGTNFGVKYNEFQYARQVASLYKTNHHEILIDEKDAFNCIDSLVWHLDEPNADPVCIPLYHLSKFVRQSGTIVVQVGEGSDELFSGYQHYIREYQFYNKFYNVMPNFISKGAYNLSNMFYKYHPITEYFRRSLYNNGSFIGGASTAGFTEHLKGVMNLSLNTDPASKISVDYMNKAKEKNFDYLNQMIYFELKNRLAELLLMRVDKMSMAHSIEARVPFLDHRLVELAMKIPEQFKIKNKTPKYILKKSCEGILPNSIIYRKKQGFAAPISIWMKDGELGKYAVDNIVSSKLVSQKIIPRDFVKNLHYRHCKGYEDHSERLWSLLMVARWIDKFDVGIDN, encoded by the coding sequence ATGTGTGGAATAGTCGGAATTGTTCACCCTACTAATACGAGTCGAATAGTAGATGAATCTGTTATTACCAGAATGACAGATAAAATTGCTCATAGAGGGCCAGATGATTCCGGCATCTATATTTCTCAGAATAAAAAGGTAGGATTAGGATTCCGAAGATTATCCATCGTAGATTTAAGCTATGCTGGACATCAGCCGATGTCCGACGAATCTTTAAACTATTGGATGATATTTAATGGTGAAATCTATAACTACAAAGAAATAAAAAACGAATTGCTAAAAAAAGGATATAAATTCCGCTCAAATACAGATACTGAAGTTATTCTGAATGGATATATAGAATATGGAATTGATATTATATCCAAACTTAATGGAATGTTTGCTATAGCATTATGGGATGAGAAACAACAGATTCTATATGTAGTTCGAGACAGATTAGGTATAAAGCCTTTGTATTTCTATTGTAAGAATAATTCGTTTGCTTTTGGCTCTGAAATTAAATCAATTATAGAATTTATAGCGGATAAGCCAACTCTAAATCATCAAGCATTTGCAGATTACCTCACCTACCTAAGCTCTCCTCCAGTGATGTCATTTTTTAATGACATCAATAAAATGATGCCAGGGCATATCATCGAATATAGTGTACGCACAGGTGATATGCGGCAATACGAATATTGGGATGTTCAAGCAACATCTACCCAAAGTGATAATATTGAGCTTGATGAAGAAGACTACATAGAAAAAATTCGTTCGCTTTTGAAAGAATCAATACAAATGCAAATGATGGCTGATGTGCCATTCGGTGTTTTATTATCAGGAGGTATTGATTCCTCGCTAAATGTTGCTTTGATGTCTGAAGTGTTGAATCAGCCTGTTGAAACTTTTTCAATTGGTACAAATTTTGGTGTAAAGTATAATGAGTTCCAGTATGCTCGTCAGGTGGCCAGTCTGTACAAAACAAATCATCATGAAATTCTCATAGATGAGAAAGATGCCTTTAACTGTATAGATTCTTTGGTATGGCATTTGGATGAGCCTAATGCAGATCCTGTGTGCATTCCTCTATATCATCTAAGTAAATTTGTACGCCAATCAGGCACTATCGTTGTTCAAGTAGGAGAAGGATCTGATGAGCTGTTCAGTGGCTATCAGCATTATATTAGAGAGTATCAGTTCTATAATAAATTCTATAATGTGATGCCGAATTTTATAAGTAAAGGGGCTTATAATCTGTCGAATATGTTTTATAAGTATCACCCTATAACAGAGTATTTTAGAAGGTCGTTATATAATAACGGATCATTCATAGGCGGAGCTAGTACAGCAGGCTTTACCGAACATCTGAAGGGAGTAATGAATCTCTCTCTTAATACTGATCCTGCATCAAAGATCAGTGTTGATTATATGAATAAAGCTAAGGAAAAAAACTTTGATTACCTTAATCAAATGATCTATTTTGAACTTAAAAATAGACTTGCTGAACTATTACTTATGCGTGTTGATAAAATGTCCATGGCTCATTCAATTGAGGCTCGTGTTCCGTTCTTAGATCATCGGTTAGTAGAATTAGCAATGAAGATCCCAGAGCAATTCAAAATTAAAAACAAGACACCTAAATATATACTGAAAAAAAGCTGCGAAGGAATACTCCCAAATTCGATAATTTATCGAAAAAAACAAGGATTTGCTGCGCCAATTTCAATATGGATGAAAGATGGAGAACTGGGAAAATATGCTGTGGATAATATCGTAAGTTCAAAGCTCGTATCTCAAAAAATAATCCCCCGAGATTTTGTTAAAAATCTCCATTATCGGCATTGTAAAGGCTATGAAGATCATAGTGAGCGGCTGTGGAGCTTGCTAATGGTTGCGCGATGGATAGATAAATTTGATGTTGGAATCGACAATTAA